From one Solea solea chromosome 15, fSolSol10.1, whole genome shotgun sequence genomic stretch:
- the prkn gene encoding E3 ubiquitin-protein ligase parkin isoform X1: MTALYGDYRTQRAPRLTDRQHTETEGRNMVIVFVRFDLGPAVAVELQEEASVAELKDAVASRHGVHPDTLRVLFAGRELRSEVTLQGCDLPDQSTIHVIRPSSASSSSSQQLPLQESKSLTRVDLSFSRLPSTREEETREEETAEETQAGGHKGHCVHTCSTFFVYCKTCGSVEPGKLRVRCSKCKETTITLSRDPSCWDDVLLPGRIHGMCQSDGCDGNEAEFFMKCASHPTSDDEPSVALDLIMTNTRDVPCIACTDIMDVVLVFQCPERHVICLDCFRRYCETRLNERQFVHHRDIGYSLPCTAGCSDSLIKEIHHFRVLGNEQYGRYLQYGAEECLLTIGGLMCPSPGCGAGLVPADDSRRVECDQRAGCGFVFCRDCRGAYHQGACQTQTAQPTDDASQGFVVDEEACLRGRWDRESLLFIRESTKRCPQCSVPVERNGGCMHMQCSLCRAEWCWICGVAWNTECLGQHWFG, encoded by the exons ATGACAGCGCTCTACGGGGACTACCGTACCCAGAGAGCACCGCGGCTCACAGACCGTCAACACACGGAGACTGAAGGACGAAACATGGTGATCG tgtttgtgcGCTTTGACCTGGGCCCTGCCGTGGCGgtggagctgcaggaggaggcgAGCGTGGCCGAGCTGAAGGACGCAGTGGCGAGCCGTCACGGTGTCCATCCAGACACGCTGCGGGTTCTGTTCGCTGGGAGAGAGCTGAGGTCGGAGGTCACACTGCAG ggTTGTGACCTCCCTGACCAGAGCACCATCCATGTCATCCGTCCTtcttcagcctcctcctcctcctctcagcagCTCCCCCTGCAGGAGTCGAAGAGTCTGACCAGAGTGGACCTCAGCTTCTCCCGCCTCCCCTCCacaagagaggaagagacaagggaggaggagacagcagaggagacaCAGGCTGGAGGTCATAAAGGTCATT GTGTGCATACATGCAGTACTTTCTTTGTGTACTGTAAGACATGCGGATCAGTGGAACCAGGAAAACTGAGAGTTCGGTGCAGTAAATGTAAAGAGACGACGATCACACTAAGCAGA gaTCCATCCTGCTGGGACGACGTCCTCCTCCCTGGTCGTATCCATGGCATGTGTCAATCAGACGGTTGTGATGGCAACGAAGCT gagtTCTTCATGAAGTGTGCGTCTCATCCAACCTCAGACGATGAACCCTCTGTGGCCCTTGACCTCATCATGACTAACACCAGAGACGTGCCCTGCATCGCTTGCACTGACatcat GGACGTGGTCCTGGTCTTCCAGTGTCCCGAGCGTCATGTGATCTGTCTCGACTGTTTCCGACGTTACTGTGAAACTCGACTGAACGAGCGACAATTTGTTCATCACCGTGACATCGGATACTCTCTGCCCTGCACTG ctggcTGCTCGGACTCTCTCATTAAAGAAATTCATCACTTTAGAGTTTTGGGCAACGAACag TATGGGCGGTACCTACAGTACGGCGCTGAGGAGTGCCTGCTGACGATTGGAGGGCTGATGTGTCCATCACCTGGCTGTGGGGCGGGGCTTGTGCCTGCTGATGACAGCAGGAGGGTGGAGTGTGACCAACGTGCTGGCTGCGGCTTCGTATTCTGCAGAGACTGCAGGGGGGCCTACCACCAGGGGGCGTGTCAGACACAAACTGCCCAGCCCACGGACGACGCCTCGCAG GGCTTTGTGGTGGACGAGGAGGCGTGTCTTCGGGGGAGGTGGGACCGAGAGTCGCTGCTCTTCATCCGGGAGTCGACCAAACGCTGCCCTCAGTGTTCAGTCCCTGTGGAGCGCAACG GCGGCTGCATGCACATGCAGTGTTCTCTGTGCAGAGCTGAGTGGTGCTGGATCTGTGGAGTCGCCTGGAACACTGAGTGTCTTGGACAACACTGGTTTGGATAG
- the prkn gene encoding E3 ubiquitin-protein ligase parkin isoform X2, whose protein sequence is MTALYGDYRTQRAPRLTDRQHTETEGRNMVIVFVRFDLGPAVAVELQEEASVAELKDAVASRHGVHPDTLRVLFAGRELRSEVTLQGCDLPDQSTIHVIRPSSASSSSSQQLPLQESKSLTRVDLSFSRLPSTREEETREEETAEETQAGGHKGVHTCSTFFVYCKTCGSVEPGKLRVRCSKCKETTITLSRDPSCWDDVLLPGRIHGMCQSDGCDGNEAEFFMKCASHPTSDDEPSVALDLIMTNTRDVPCIACTDIMDVVLVFQCPERHVICLDCFRRYCETRLNERQFVHHRDIGYSLPCTAGCSDSLIKEIHHFRVLGNEQYGRYLQYGAEECLLTIGGLMCPSPGCGAGLVPADDSRRVECDQRAGCGFVFCRDCRGAYHQGACQTQTAQPTDDASQGFVVDEEACLRGRWDRESLLFIRESTKRCPQCSVPVERNGGCMHMQCSLCRAEWCWICGVAWNTECLGQHWFG, encoded by the exons ATGACAGCGCTCTACGGGGACTACCGTACCCAGAGAGCACCGCGGCTCACAGACCGTCAACACACGGAGACTGAAGGACGAAACATGGTGATCG tgtttgtgcGCTTTGACCTGGGCCCTGCCGTGGCGgtggagctgcaggaggaggcgAGCGTGGCCGAGCTGAAGGACGCAGTGGCGAGCCGTCACGGTGTCCATCCAGACACGCTGCGGGTTCTGTTCGCTGGGAGAGAGCTGAGGTCGGAGGTCACACTGCAG ggTTGTGACCTCCCTGACCAGAGCACCATCCATGTCATCCGTCCTtcttcagcctcctcctcctcctctcagcagCTCCCCCTGCAGGAGTCGAAGAGTCTGACCAGAGTGGACCTCAGCTTCTCCCGCCTCCCCTCCacaagagaggaagagacaagggaggaggagacagcagaggagacaCAGGCTGGAGGTCATAAAG GTGTGCATACATGCAGTACTTTCTTTGTGTACTGTAAGACATGCGGATCAGTGGAACCAGGAAAACTGAGAGTTCGGTGCAGTAAATGTAAAGAGACGACGATCACACTAAGCAGA gaTCCATCCTGCTGGGACGACGTCCTCCTCCCTGGTCGTATCCATGGCATGTGTCAATCAGACGGTTGTGATGGCAACGAAGCT gagtTCTTCATGAAGTGTGCGTCTCATCCAACCTCAGACGATGAACCCTCTGTGGCCCTTGACCTCATCATGACTAACACCAGAGACGTGCCCTGCATCGCTTGCACTGACatcat GGACGTGGTCCTGGTCTTCCAGTGTCCCGAGCGTCATGTGATCTGTCTCGACTGTTTCCGACGTTACTGTGAAACTCGACTGAACGAGCGACAATTTGTTCATCACCGTGACATCGGATACTCTCTGCCCTGCACTG ctggcTGCTCGGACTCTCTCATTAAAGAAATTCATCACTTTAGAGTTTTGGGCAACGAACag TATGGGCGGTACCTACAGTACGGCGCTGAGGAGTGCCTGCTGACGATTGGAGGGCTGATGTGTCCATCACCTGGCTGTGGGGCGGGGCTTGTGCCTGCTGATGACAGCAGGAGGGTGGAGTGTGACCAACGTGCTGGCTGCGGCTTCGTATTCTGCAGAGACTGCAGGGGGGCCTACCACCAGGGGGCGTGTCAGACACAAACTGCCCAGCCCACGGACGACGCCTCGCAG GGCTTTGTGGTGGACGAGGAGGCGTGTCTTCGGGGGAGGTGGGACCGAGAGTCGCTGCTCTTCATCCGGGAGTCGACCAAACGCTGCCCTCAGTGTTCAGTCCCTGTGGAGCGCAACG GCGGCTGCATGCACATGCAGTGTTCTCTGTGCAGAGCTGAGTGGTGCTGGATCTGTGGAGTCGCCTGGAACACTGAGTGTCTTGGACAACACTGGTTTGGATAG